A region from the Benincasa hispida cultivar B227 chromosome 12, ASM972705v1, whole genome shotgun sequence genome encodes:
- the LOC120092769 gene encoding transaldolase, which produces MSLSLQSPPSASATIPPSPSSSSFLQGQKKLGFSPGLFTPSILISHSRRSLPLISASSGFSSSLDTGLTSELDAVSSFSQIVPDTVVFDDFERFPPTAATVSSSLLLGICGLPDTIFRNAVDMALADSECFGIENAELKYSCIFNKALVNVGGDLAKLVPGRVSTEVDARVAYDTHGIIRKVHDLLKLYNEINVPPERLLFKIPSTWQGIEASRLLESEGIQTHLTFVYSFAQAAAAAQAGASVIQIFVGRLRDWARNHSGDPEIEAALKRGEDPGLALVTKAYNYIHKYGYKSKLMAAAVRNKQDLFSLLGVDYIIAPLKVLQSLKESVTNPDDKYSFIRKLSPQSAANYIFSEDEVKKWDQLSLASGMGPAALQLLANGLEGYAEQTQRVEELFGKIWPPPNV; this is translated from the exons ATGTCACTCTCTTTGCAATCTCCGCCGTCTGCATCTGCAACCATTCCGCCGTCGCCGtcgtcttcttcctttcttcagGGACAG AAAAAATTGGGGTTCTCACCTGGATTATTCACACCCTCCATTCTAATTTCCCATTCTCGTAGATCTCTTCCCTTAATTTCTGCTTCCTCCGGCTTCTCCTCTTCCCTCGACACTG GTTTGACATCTGAGTTAGACGCTGTTTCTAGCTTCAGTCAGATCGTTCCTGACACCGTCGTTTTTGACGATTTCGAGAG GTTTCCTCCTACTGCTGCTACCGTCAGCTCTTCTCTCCTTCTAGGCATATGTGGCCTTCCTGATACCATATTTAGA AATGCGGTTGATATGGCATTGGCTGATTCTGAATGTTTTGGGATAGAGAATGCCGAATTGAAATATTCCTGCATTTTTAACAAG GCTCTAGTAAATGTTGGTGGCGATTTGGCAAAACTAGTTCCTGGACGTGTTTCAACTGAAGTGGATGCACGTGTTGCATATGACACACATGGGATTATCAGAAAG GTGCATGACCTGTTGAAATTGTACAATGAAATCAATGTTCCTCCTGAGCGATTGCTGTTCAAAATTCCATCAACATGGCAG GGAATTGAGGCCTCAAGATTGTTGGAATCTGAGGGAatacaaacacatttaactttTGTATACAG CTTTGCCCAAGCAGCAGCTGCAGCTCAAGCTGGTGCCTCTGTTATTCAGATTTTTGTTGGTCGTCTACGT GATTGGGCTCGCAATCACTCGGGTGACCCTGAAATAGAAGCTGCTCTTAAAAGAGGAGAGGATCCTGGGCTGGCTTTG GTGACTAAGGCTTACAACTACATACACAAATATGGATACAAATCAAAGTTGATGGCAGCAGCTGTTAGGAATAAGCAAGATTTGTTCAGTCTTCTGGG cGTCGATTACATCATTGCTCCATTGAAGGTATTGCAGTCCCTCAAAGAATCAGTTACCAATCCGGATGATAAATACTCTTTTATTAGGAAACTCTCTCCACAGTCCGCAGCTAATTACATTTTCAGTGAAGATGAG GTAAAAAAATGGGACCAATTAAGCCTTGCATCGGGAATGGGGCCTGCAGCTTTGCAGCTGCTTGCTAATGGATTGGAAGGTTATGCTGAGCAAACACAGCGAGTTGAGGAACTTTTTGGGAAGATTTGGCCACCCCCAAATGTATGA